The genomic region TTTCCGTCACCACCTTCATCGGACACTCGGAGAACCTAGAGACGGTCGTTACTACCTTCATCGGCGTCCCGGAGAACCTGGAGACGGTCGTTGCTAGCCTCATCGGCGTCCCGAAGCACTTAGAAACGCTCGTCGCTAGCCTCATCGGAGAGTCGGAGAACCTAGAGACGGCCGTCGCTACCTTCATCGGAGAGTCGGAGAACCTAGAAACGGTCGTCGCTAGCATCATCGGCGTCTCGGAGAAGCTGGAGACGGTCATCGCCACCTTCATCGGCGTCCCGGAGCACTTAGAAACGGTCGTTGCTAGCCTCATCGGCGTCCCGGAGAAGCTAGAAACGGTCGTCACCACCTTCATCGGAGTTTCGGAGAACTTAGAAACGGTCGTCACTACCTTCATCGGCGTCCCGGAGAAGCTAGAAACGGTCGTCACTAGCCTCATCGGCGTCCCGGAGCACTTAGAAACGGTCGTTGCTAGCCTCATCGGCGTCCCGGAGCACTTAGAAACGGTCGTCTCCACCTTCATCGGAGCGTCGGAGAACCTAGAAACGGTCGTCTCCACCTTCATCGGAGCGTCGGAGATCCTAGAGACGGTCGTCGCTACTTTCATCGGCGTCCCGGAGAAGCTTTTATAATGAGAAATGTAGATGATGGCGCTCCGCGCGGTAATGCAAGATCTTAGAACTTAGATTTTAGAGCTTAGAATTTCTAAGATCAAAGTTCTAAGCTCTAAGTTCTCAAATTCCGCGCGGCTTCGCCGCCATTATTTCCAATTATGCATTGTTAATTGTGCATTGGCTAATAGTGCATTGAAACTAGCGCTTCGCGCGGTAATGCAAGATCTTAGAACTTAGATTTTAGAGCTTAGAATTTTCTAAGA from Hallerella porci harbors:
- a CDS encoding ribosomal eL19 family protein, which translates into the protein MKVATTVSRISDAPMKVETTVSRFSDAPMKVETTVSKCSGTPMRLATTVSKCSGTPMRLVTTVSSFSGTPMKVVTTVSKFSETPMKVVTTVSSFSGTPMRLATTVSKCSGTPMKVAMTVSSFSETPMMLATTVSRFSDSPMKVATAVSRFSDSPMRLATSVSKCFGTPMRLATTVSRFSGTPMKVVTTVSRFSECPMKVVTEIVRNESAPLCGAPPAAS